From Desulfosalsimonas propionicica, the proteins below share one genomic window:
- a CDS encoding 4Fe-4S dicluster domain-containing protein, whose product MKRASAQISCGLKIAGRPEHFVDRAPEPETVASAPERIPLLKARLLKSKGDRVNLGTPLYEDKQNTDIVFAAPGAGKIADVVYGPRRVIREVVIRLDKEQTTEDFTPYPADKLDGITPGALTEILLKGGVWPVIRDIVYRGVANPGQSPAAIWIAATNQDPFHPPPDTWLQSPQDNRFFQTGINALEILCGSLFVCCAADTALGDQQIESRVTHRVSGGYPFDDPSVVHYHAKIRPEDNHAWFVSGQDVRLIGEFLETGKFPVRRTVAVSGKSVRGCYRQTRIGAPLGILADPGESSGSRWIAGGLFRGYSSGPDFHLGLYETAVGIITESAKREMLGFMRPGWNKPTCSRTFLSVFNPRPLPLDADMHGSVRACVNCGNCTRACPVDILPQFTYKCIRAGEIEEALSHGMLDCVECGLCSYVCPSKIELCQTFQETKQAYFRQRI is encoded by the coding sequence ATGAAACGCGCAAGCGCCCAGATATCCTGCGGACTCAAGATTGCCGGCCGTCCGGAGCATTTTGTGGACAGGGCCCCGGAACCCGAAACCGTGGCATCCGCACCTGAACGCATCCCCCTGCTAAAGGCCCGGCTGCTGAAATCCAAGGGCGACCGGGTGAACCTCGGCACACCGCTTTACGAGGACAAACAAAACACCGATATTGTATTTGCTGCTCCCGGGGCCGGAAAAATCGCGGATGTTGTATACGGGCCCAGGCGGGTGATCCGCGAGGTTGTCATCCGACTTGACAAAGAGCAAACCACTGAAGATTTCACCCCGTATCCGGCAGACAAACTCGACGGGATAACCCCCGGCGCCCTGACGGAAATTTTGCTAAAAGGCGGGGTATGGCCGGTTATTCGGGACATTGTCTACCGGGGGGTGGCAAATCCGGGCCAAAGCCCTGCAGCTATCTGGATTGCAGCCACCAACCAGGACCCGTTTCACCCGCCGCCGGACACCTGGTTGCAAAGCCCTCAAGACAACCGTTTTTTCCAGACCGGCATCAACGCCCTGGAAATTTTATGCGGCAGCTTGTTTGTCTGCTGCGCTGCGGATACCGCCCTTGGTGACCAACAAATTGAAAGCCGGGTCACCCACCGGGTTTCAGGGGGCTATCCCTTTGATGATCCGTCCGTGGTCCATTATCATGCCAAGATCCGCCCTGAGGACAATCATGCCTGGTTTGTAAGCGGCCAGGATGTACGATTGATCGGCGAATTTCTGGAAACCGGAAAATTTCCGGTCCGGCGCACGGTGGCCGTGTCCGGAAAATCCGTCCGGGGCTGTTACCGGCAAACCCGCATCGGGGCGCCTTTGGGCATTCTGGCCGATCCCGGGGAAAGCTCCGGCTCCAGATGGATTGCCGGTGGTTTGTTTCGGGGCTATTCCAGCGGTCCGGATTTTCATCTCGGCTTGTATGAAACCGCCGTGGGCATTATCACGGAATCGGCAAAGCGGGAGATGCTTGGGTTCATGCGCCCGGGGTGGAACAAGCCCACATGCTCGCGCACGTTTCTGTCTGTTTTCAATCCCCGGCCTTTGCCCCTTGATGCGGACATGCACGGATCCGTGCGGGCGTGCGTGAACTGCGGCAACTGCACCCGGGCCTGCCCGGTCGATATTCTGCCCCAGTTCACCTATAAATGCATCCGGGCCGGGGAAATCGAGGAGGCCCTTTCCCACGGCATGCTCGACTGTGTGGAATGCGGGCTTTGCTCCTATGTGTGCCCGTCGAAAATCGAACTGTGCCAGACCTTTCAGGAAACCAAACAGGCTTATTTCAGGCAGCGGATTTAG
- a CDS encoding NADH:ubiquinone reductase (Na(+)-transporting) subunit B, translating to MGWIEKNLRKIFDVPRKHFESGGRLEKLGPLFEAIEDVFFFPAEATKNRPLVRDSLDLKRFMSSVLVALIPPLLFGIYNTGYHSRLASEMSTAFIPSFTTGLGTVLPIILVSYAVGLFWELLFAAIRKHPISEGFLVTGLLFPLTLPPTIPLWQVAVGITFGVVIGKEVFGGTGRNLFNPALTARAFVFFAYPAQLSGNAVWVAAKQKAAGAVDAVTGPTPLAVTELQAPFNSIQEILTDQGYTFATLFWGQYPGTIGGTSALCSLLGAGLLILLGIASYRTILGAVAGLLATGFLLNLAASPDTLPWFSVNPFYHLVAGGFAFGAAYMATDPVTAPGTDRAKWIYGFLIGALTVLIRVVNPAFPEGVMLAILFMNMFAPLLEYTEIRLRVKKRIPHV from the coding sequence ATGGGATGGATTGAGAAAAATTTGCGCAAAATATTTGATGTGCCCCGCAAACATTTTGAATCCGGGGGCCGGCTGGAAAAACTGGGCCCATTATTTGAAGCCATTGAAGACGTGTTTTTCTTTCCCGCAGAAGCCACGAAAAACCGCCCCCTGGTGCGCGACAGCCTGGATCTGAAACGGTTTATGAGCTCTGTGCTCGTGGCCCTTATCCCGCCCCTGCTTTTCGGCATTTACAACACCGGATACCACAGCCGCCTGGCATCTGAGATGTCCACGGCGTTTATACCTTCATTTACAACGGGTCTGGGCACTGTTCTGCCCATCATCCTGGTATCCTACGCAGTGGGGCTTTTCTGGGAACTTTTGTTTGCCGCCATCCGAAAACATCCCATCAGCGAGGGATTTCTGGTCACGGGTCTGCTGTTTCCCCTGACCCTGCCGCCCACCATTCCCCTGTGGCAGGTAGCCGTGGGCATCACCTTCGGGGTGGTTATCGGCAAAGAAGTATTCGGCGGAACCGGCAGAAACCTGTTTAACCCGGCGCTGACAGCCAGGGCGTTTGTTTTTTTCGCTTACCCGGCCCAGCTGTCGGGAAATGCCGTTTGGGTGGCGGCAAAGCAAAAGGCCGCCGGAGCCGTGGATGCGGTCACCGGCCCCACCCCCCTGGCCGTGACCGAACTTCAGGCCCCGTTTAACAGCATCCAGGAAATACTCACTGACCAGGGCTACACGTTTGCAACGCTGTTTTGGGGCCAGTACCCGGGCACCATCGGCGGCACATCGGCCTTGTGCTCTCTTCTGGGGGCCGGACTTCTCATATTGCTCGGCATTGCCAGCTACCGCACCATATTGGGGGCGGTGGCCGGTCTGCTGGCCACCGGATTTCTGCTCAACCTGGCGGCATCCCCGGACACACTGCCCTGGTTTTCGGTCAACCCGTTCTATCATCTGGTGGCCGGCGGCTTTGCCTTTGGAGCGGCTTACATGGCCACAGACCCGGTTACCGCGCCGGGCACGGACCGGGCCAAATGGATCTACGGCTTTCTCATCGGGGCATTGACCGTGCTGATCCGGGTGGTCAACCCGGCGTTTCCGGAGGGCGTGATGCTGGCCATTTTGTTTATGAACATGTTTGCACCCCTTCTGGAGTACACGGAAATCCGGCTGCGGGTAAAAAAAAGGATTCCCCATGTCTGA
- the nqrC gene encoding NADH:ubiquinone reductase (Na(+)-transporting) subunit C has translation MSETLKSIGFALGMCLVCGVLLTAAATGLQPMQEKNRLSDRQKNVLYTVDLASRDKAYTPEQIRDIYEKNIDKIRVSAAGEIAEPAEDKAGDGQVLTIYLYTKNGEIQNYIIPIESQGLWGKIYGYMALENDGSTVAGFTVYEHSETPGLGGEIEKQWFQENFEGKKIVDRTGRFVAVQIAKGDVDKRVPEEKESHYVDGISGATLTGRYLSKGLEKTLSRYEPVSLCFRKQRLSCRLQEPTDPGEK, from the coding sequence ATGTCTGAGACCCTCAAATCCATCGGTTTTGCCCTGGGCATGTGCCTGGTCTGCGGGGTTTTGCTGACTGCCGCAGCCACGGGACTGCAGCCGATGCAGGAAAAAAACCGGCTCAGTGACCGGCAGAAAAACGTCCTTTATACCGTGGATCTGGCATCCCGGGACAAGGCTTACACCCCGGAGCAGATCCGGGATATATACGAAAAAAACATTGATAAAATCCGGGTGTCTGCTGCCGGCGAAATCGCAGAGCCCGCAGAGGACAAGGCCGGGGACGGACAGGTTCTTACCATTTACCTGTATACAAAAAACGGGGAGATCCAAAACTATATCATCCCCATTGAAAGCCAGGGCCTGTGGGGCAAGATTTACGGTTACATGGCACTGGAAAACGACGGTTCCACAGTAGCCGGCTTTACGGTCTACGAGCACTCCGAAACCCCGGGCCTGGGCGGGGAAATTGAAAAGCAGTGGTTTCAGGAAAATTTTGAAGGCAAAAAAATCGTTGATCGCACCGGCCGGTTTGTGGCCGTACAGATTGCCAAGGGGGATGTGGACAAACGTGTCCCGGAGGAAAAAGAGTCCCATTACGTCGACGGCATCAGCGGGGCCACCCTCACGGGCCGGTATCTTTCCAAAGGGCTTGAAAAAACCCTGTCCAGATATGAACCCGTATCCCTGTGCTTTCGCAAACAGCGCCTGAGCTGTCGTCTTCAGGAACCAACTGACCCGGGGGAGAAATGA
- a CDS encoding NADH:ubiquinone reductase (Na(+)-transporting) subunit D — protein MKLTRTKAFKTFAGPAWYENPINMQMLGICSALAVTVQLKTAFVMTLAMTFVVSLSNLIISLLRNVIPGNIRIIVELAVIASLVILADEFLRAYYFEISKLLSVFVGLIITNCIILGRAEGFALSNPPHLAFVDGLGNGVGYGSVLMSVALIRELFGSGSIFGYTVVPERLYAAGYEDMGLMLLAPAAFIIIGLMAWLQKYLVNSRK, from the coding sequence ATGAAACTGACCCGCACCAAAGCATTTAAGACATTTGCCGGACCGGCCTGGTATGAAAACCCTATTAACATGCAGATGCTGGGCATCTGCTCGGCACTGGCCGTGACCGTGCAGTTAAAGACCGCCTTTGTCATGACCCTTGCCATGACATTTGTGGTCTCCCTGTCGAATCTGATCATTTCCCTGCTGCGAAACGTGATTCCCGGCAATATCCGCATCATCGTGGAGCTGGCGGTGATTGCTTCCCTGGTAATCCTGGCAGACGAGTTTCTGCGGGCCTATTATTTTGAAATCAGCAAGCTTTTGTCTGTATTTGTGGGCCTGATCATCACCAACTGCATCATCCTGGGCCGGGCCGAAGGCTTTGCCCTTTCCAACCCGCCGCACCTGGCGTTTGTTGACGGACTGGGAAACGGGGTGGGCTACGGCTCGGTGCTGATGAGCGTGGCCCTGATCCGGGAATTGTTTGGCTCGGGAAGCATTTTTGGATACACCGTGGTACCCGAACGCCTCTATGCGGCGGGCTACGAGGACATGGGCCTGATGCTGCTGGCGCCTGCGGCCTTTATCATCATCGGGCTGATGGCCTGGCTGCAGAAATACCTAGTTAATTCAAGAAAATAG
- the nqrE gene encoding NADH:ubiquinone reductase (Na(+)-transporting) subunit E — protein sequence MVELLSLFLNSVFAGNILLAYFLGMCSFVAVSKNIETAVGLGFAVIFVLTVTTPVNWLIFHGLLSPGALAWAGLPDVDLSFLKLIIFISVIAAMVQAIEIIIDRFSASLYAGLGIFLPLIAVNCAILGGSLFMVERNLTFIESVVFGFGAGVGWMLAIVAMAAARIKLRYADLPSGLEGFAITMIVTGLMAMAFMLFSGITM from the coding sequence ATGGTCGAACTGCTCAGCCTGTTTTTGAATTCCGTTTTTGCCGGCAACATTCTGCTGGCCTATTTTCTGGGGATGTGCTCGTTTGTGGCGGTGTCAAAAAACATCGAAACCGCTGTGGGCCTTGGCTTTGCGGTGATTTTTGTGCTCACCGTGACCACACCCGTCAACTGGCTGATATTCCACGGGCTGCTGTCCCCTGGCGCCCTGGCCTGGGCCGGGCTGCCGGATGTGGACCTGAGCTTTTTAAAACTCATCATTTTTATTTCGGTGATTGCCGCCATGGTCCAGGCCATTGAGATCATCATCGACCGGTTTTCCGCTTCCCTGTATGCGGGTCTGGGCATTTTTCTGCCCCTGATTGCAGTAAACTGCGCCATTCTGGGCGGCTCGCTGTTTATGGTGGAGCGCAACCTGACCTTTATTGAATCGGTGGTCTTTGGCTTTGGCGCGGGTGTGGGCTGGATGCTGGCCATTGTGGCCATGGCCGCAGCGCGCATCAAGCTGCGCTACGCGGACCTGCCAAGCGGACTGGAGGGATTTGCCATTACCATGATTGTTACCGGACTGATGGCCATGGCGTTTATGCTGTTTTCCGGCATTACCATGTAA